The following are encoded together in the Primulina tabacum isolate GXHZ01 chromosome 18, ASM2559414v2, whole genome shotgun sequence genome:
- the LOC142533881 gene encoding formin-like protein 4 produces MAAKCIILCPFILLIFASIPPSFSLSNSQNIQTHYPFSNPIPPPLGPTFRPPPAPTNEPPNVPPTTLIPPPQVISPTGKSSTKSAVGKAIGVTAASTLVLSGLLFFLLLRHSKRKRERDINPTTTTTNPTTNAMVLSVPRADDFSRFNGNLKGLIVDENGLDVLYWRNLEEGDKRTSFKNQQYRNLKDEHNGEEKRFANERVRKEEPLHEAPLLKGRSSTSESPLWGEKPSDQRMMKVPTVSSNVTFKDSDNHDSSVRVSNSLALPLAPPSRQPVLASEAVPKGKMAAPPPQPSMLTPPLPPPPRVPPLPPPPGAPSRQPQSILASGAVQKGKMPAPPPPPSQTSSNNGPAPPPPPPALKEMPGKHLSLAAEGSSSNGSGQVKLKPLHWDKVNPDVKHSMVWDKMDKGSFKFDGDLMEALFGFVATNRKSPRGDGSSITGNGDKSGPPQQIFILEARKSQNIAIVLKSLGITRQDLINGLLEGRGLIDDTIEKLVKIAPTDEEISQILAFHGDPTRLADAESFLYHLLKAVPSAFTRFKALLFKCNYDSEYAHMKESLQSLESACKEMKTRGLFLKLLEAVLKAGNRLNAGTSRGNAQAFNLTALTKLSDVKSSDGKTTLLQFVVQEVVRAEGKRFVLNKNRSLSRTNNQTTNAAENQNTDRFLSKDDREREYMMLGLPLVGGLSAEFSNVKKAATLDYDLLLRTSSELAKQVVETRKIVVKCGNHGGFAREMTGFLDTAELEIQIVKDELTSVIELVKKTTDYYQPGFSSKDRGTNTFQLFTIVKDFLGMVDQVCIDIARNAQKKQSVSSTSSSSSPATSSLSSSVSVVRPSSPESPRVFRFPKLPANFMSQNSKSSSSDSDDDSEVK; encoded by the exons ATGGCTGCGAAATGTATAATTCTTTGTCCATTCATTCTTTTGATCTTTGCTTCAATCCCTCCATCCTTTTCTCTATCAAATTCACAGAACATACAAACTCACTATCCATTCTCCAATCCCATTCCTCCTCCACTTGGACCTACTTTCCGACCGCCTCCGGCCCCCACCAACGAGCCGCCTAATGTCCCTCCAACGACACTGATTCCGCCACCACAAGTTATTTCTCCGACGGGGAAATCGTCGACGAAATCGGCTGTGGGAAAGGCCATTGGTGTGACAGCTGCGAGCACTCTGGTTTTATCAGGGCTTCTCTTCTTTTTGCTTTTGAGGCATTCGAAACGTAAAAGGGAAAGAGATATCAATCCTACTACCACTACTACTAATCCGACAACTAATGCCATGGTGCTTTCTGTTCCTCGAGCGGATGATTTTAGTCGATTTAATGGTAATCTTAAAGGGTTGATTGTTGATGAGAATGGATTGGATGTTTTGTATTGGAGAAACTTGGAAGAAGGAGATAAGAGGACTAGTTTCAAGAATCAGCAATATCGGAATTTGAAAGATGAGCATAATGGAGAAGAGAAAAGATTTGCTAATGAAAGAGTGAGGAAAGAGGAGCCTTTACATGAAGCTCCTTTGCTTAAAGGGAGGTCTTCAACTTCTGAAAGTCCTCTTTGGGGAGAAAAACCGTCAGACCAGAGAATGATGAAGGTTCCTACTGTTTCATCTAATGTGACTTTCAAGGATTCCGATAATCATGATTCATCGGTTCGAGTATCGAACAGTTTGGCACTACCACTGGCACCACCATCACGGCAGCCTGTGTTAGCTTCTGAGGCCGTCCCGAAAGGAAAAATGGCTGCACCTCCCCCTCAGCCATCAATGCTAACACCACCACTGCCTCCACCACCGAGAGTACCACCACTGCCTCCACCGCCAGGAGCACCATCACGGCAACCACAATCAATATTAGCATCCGGGGCTGTTCAGAAAGGAAAAATGCCtgcaccacctcctccaccatcACAAACCTCGTCAAATAATGGACCTGCTccgccaccaccaccaccagcaTTGAAAGAAATGCCTGGTAAGCACTTGTCCTTAGCGGCAGAAGGCTCGTCGAGCAATGGGAGTGGACAGGTGAAACTGAAACCATTGCATTGGGATAAAGTTAATCCAGATGTCAAGCATTCCATGGTGTGGGATAAAATGGACAAGGGTTCTTTCAA GTTTGATGGTGATCTTATGGAAGCCCTCTTTGGATTCGTTGCAACGAACCGAAAATCTCCAAGAGGAGACGGTAGCTCGATTACAGGAAACGGGGATAAATCAGGTCCTCCCCAACAGATCTTCATCCTAGAAGCGAGAAAATCTCAGAACATAGCCATAGTACTCAAATCTCTTGGAATCACACGCCAAGATCTAATCAACGGTTTACTCGAGGGACGAGGTCTAATCGACGACACAATAGAAAAACTTGTAAAAATAGCtccaactgatgaagaaatatCCCAAATCCTCGCATTTCATGGCGATCCCACAAGACTTGCTGATGCCGAATCCTTCCTCTACCATCTACTCAAAGCTGTTCCATCCGCATTCACTCGTTTCAAGGCATTGCTTTTCAAGTGCAACTACGATTCCGAGTATGCACATATGAAAGAGTCGTTGCAATCCCTAGAATCAGCTTGCAAGGAGATGAAAACTCGAGGGCTTTTCTTGAAACTTTTGGAAGCTGTTCTCAAAGCCGGGAATCGGTTAAATGCCGGAACATCTAGAGGAAATGCACAGGCTTTTAACCTTACCGCTTTAACAAAATTATCTGATGTGAAAAGCTCTGATGGAAAAACAACCCTTCTCCAATTTGTCGTACAGGAAGTAGTTCGTGCAGAGGGTAAACGCTTTGTGCTTAACAAAAACCGTAGTTTAAGCAGGACAAATAACCAGACCACAAACGCCGCTGAGAATCAAAACACTGATAGGTTCCTATCAAAAGATGATAGAGAAAGGGAATACATGATGCTCGGTTTGCCCCTTGTTGGTGGCCTAAGTGCGGAATTCTCCAACGTTAAGAAGGCAGCCACTTTAGACTACGATCTGCTGCTAAGAACAAGCTCAGAATTAGCAAAACAAGTGGTGGAGACTCGTAAAATAGTAGTGAAATGCGGTAATCATGGTGGATTTGCCCGAGAAATGACAGGTTTTCTTGATACAGCAGAATTAGAGATACAGATAGTTAAAGATGAACTGACAAGCGTCATAGAGCTTGTGAAGAAGACAACAGATTATTATCAACCGGGCTTCTCGTCCAAGGATCGAGGGACAAACACATTTCAACTTTTCACCATCGTTAAAGATTTTCTTGGAATGGTCGATCAAGTTTGTATTGACATTGCAAGAAACGCGCAGAAGAAGCAGTCTGTATCAtcaacatcatcatcatcatcaccagCAACATCATCGTTGTCatcttctgtttctgttgtTAGACCATCGTCACCTGAATCTCCTCGAGTTTTCAGGTTCCCAAAACTGCCTGCTAATTTTATGTCACAGAACTCGAAGAGCAGTTCAAGTGATTCGGACGATGATTCTGAGGTAAAGTAA